In a genomic window of Labeo rohita strain BAU-BD-2019 chromosome 20, IGBB_LRoh.1.0, whole genome shotgun sequence:
- the serpinb1 gene encoding leukocyte elastase inhibitor: MEDLSRANSLFALDLYRALSAKNAEGNMFFSPLSISAALSMVYLGARGDTATEMAKVLSFSSVSDVHSQFESLTSAINSPSASYILRLANRLYGEKTYSFLPEYLDSTLKLYHADLQAVDFIGASEESRQLINLWVEEQTENKIKDLIKPGMVTGMTRLALVNAIYFKGDWLQKFNAQDTKEMPFKINQNEHRPVQMMYQKKKFPFNYVYDHRLQVLELPYVKEELSMLILLPEERQDGSDPLLKLESELTLDKLHEWTNRNNMDIHTEIIVHLPKFKLEVESSLAEILMGMGMTSVFQGPKADLTGMSSQGGLFLSAVAHKAFVDVNEEGTEAAAATAGIIAFCMLREEHFMADHPFLFFIRHNPTNSILFFGRFRGPS, encoded by the exons ATGGAGGACCTCTCTCGTGCTAACAGTCTCTTCGCTCTGGATCTCTATCGGGCTCTGAGCGCGAAAAACGCTGAGGGAAACATGTTCTTTTCCCCACTGAGCATCAGCGCAGCCCTCAGCATGGTCTACTTGGGAGCCCGAGGAGATACTGCCACAGAAATGGCAAAG GTTTTGTCCTTCAGTTCTGTCTCTGATGTTCACTCTCAATTTGAGAGCCTCACCTCAGCAATCAACAGTCCATCAGCTTCATACATCCTCAGACTGGCCAACCGTCTCTATGGAGAGAAAACCTACAGCTTCCTACCT GAGTATTTGGACTCCACTCTAAAGCTGTACCATGCTGACCTTCAGGCTGTGGACTTCATTGGAGCATCTGAAGAGTCACGACAACTCATTAATTTATGGGTGGAAGAGCAGACAGAGA ATAAAATCAAAGATCTTATCAAGCCGGGAATGGTGACCGGAATGACCCGACTAGCTCTGGTTAATGCCATCTACTTCAAAGGGGACTGGCTGCAGAAATTTAATGCTCAAGACACTAAAGaaatgccatttaaaataaaccag AATGAGCACCGGCCAGTGCAAATGATGTACCAGAAGAAAAAGTTCCCCTTCAACTATGTCTATGACCACCGCTTGCAAGTGCTGGAGTTGCCATACGTAAAGGAAGAGCTCAGCATGCTGATCCTTCTTCCTGAGGAAAGACAGGACGGCTCTGACCCTCTTCTGAAG CTGGAGAGCGAGCTGACCCTTGATAAGCTGCATGAATGGACCAACAGAAACAATATGGACATCCATACAGAGATCATAGTCCACTTGCCAAAGTTCAAGCTGGAGGTTGAGAGCTCCTTAGCTGAAATATTGATGGGGATGGGAATGACCTCTGTGTTTCAGGGTCCAAAGGCTGATCTGACAGGCATGAGCAGTCAGGGTGGTCTTTTCCTTTCGGCAGTGGCCCACAAGGCCTTTGTGGATGTAAATGAAGAAGGCACAGAGGCGGCAGCCGCTACGGCAGGCATTATAGCATTCTGTATGTTACGAGAGGAGCACTTCATGGCAGATCACCCCTTCTTGTTCTTCATTAGGCATAATCCCACCAACAGCATCCTCTTCTTCGGCAGATTCAGAGGCCCATCTTAA
- the LOC127182658 gene encoding leukocyte elastase inhibitor-like — protein sequence MEDLSRANSLFALDLYRALSARNAEGNMFFSPLSISAALSMVYLGARGETSEEMAKVLSFSSISDVHSHFETLTSTINSPSASYSLKLANRLYGEETCNFLPEYLDSTLKLYHAELQALNFIGASDKSRQLINKWVEEQTENKIKDLLKPGTVTRMTRLVLVNAIYFKGNWMHIFKARETKEMPFKINQNESRPVQMMYQSKKFPFRGIPEYELQVLELPYKQEELSMLILLPNETQDGSDPLLKLESELTLDKLLDWTERDKMATSMTIRVHLPKFKLEVDSSLSEILQEMGMSSVFQETKADLTGMSTQAGLSISAVIHKAFVEVNEEGTEAAAATAICLLGRARAREREFQSFKADHPFMFFIRHNPTNSILFAGRFRAPS from the exons ATGGAGGATCTCTCTCGTGCTAACAGTCTCTTCGCTCTGGATCTCTATCGGGCTCTGAGCGCAAGAAACGCTGAGGGAAACATGTTCTTTTCTCCACTAAGCATTAGCGCAGCGCTCAGCATGGTTTATTTGGGAGCCCGAGGAGAGACATCTGAAGAAATGGCAAAG GTTTTGTCCTTTAGTTCTATTTCTGATGTTCACTCTCATTTTGAGACCCTCACCTCAACTATCAACAGTCCATCAGCCTCCTACAGCCTCAAACTTGCCAACCGTCTCTATGGAGAGGAAACCTGTAACTTCTTACCT GAGTATTTGGACTCCACTCTGAAGCTGTACCACGCTGAACTTCAGGCTTTGAACTTTATTGGAGCATCTGACAAGTCAAGACAACTCATTAACAAATGGGTGGAAGAGCAAACAGAGA ATAAAATTAAAGATCTTCTCAAGCCGGGAACGGTGACTCGAATGACTCGACTAGTTCTGGTTAATGCCATCTACTTTAAAGGGAACTGGATGCATATATTTAAAGCAAGAGAAACTAAAGaaatgccatttaaaataaaccag aaTGAGAGCCGGCCTGTGCAAATGATGTACCAGAGTAAAAAGTTCCCCTTCCGTGGCATCCCAGAGTATGAACTGCAGGTGCTAGAACTGCCTTATAAACAAGAGGAGCTCAGCATGTTGATCCTTCTTCCAAATGAAACTCAGGATGGCTCTGACCCTCTTCTGAAA CTGGAGAGCGAGTTGACCCTTGACAAGCTGCTTGACTGGACTGAAAGAGACAAAATGGCCACTTCGATGACTATCAGAGTCCATTTGCCAAAGTTCAAGCTGGAGGTTGACAGCTCCCTATCAGAAATACTGCAAGAGATGGGGATGAGCTCTGTGTTCCAGGAAACAAAGGCTGATCTGACAGGCATGAGCACTCAGGCTGGTCTCTCCATTTCAGCAGTGATCCACAAAGCATTTGTTGAGGTGAATGAGGAAGGCACTGAGGCAGCAGCAGCCACTGCAATCTGTTTGCTTGGCCGTGCCCGTGCCCGTGAGCGAGAATTTCAGAGTTTCAAAGCAGATCATCCCTTCATGTTCTTCATCAGGCACAACCCCACTAACAGCATTCTCTTTGCTGGCAGATTCAGAGCTCCATCCTAG
- the LOC127182662 gene encoding leukocyte elastase inhibitor-like: MEDLSRANSLFALDLYRRLSASNAEENVFFSPLSISTALSMVYLGVRGDTAKEMAKVLSLSSVSDVHSHFKTLTSTINRPSTSYILRLANRLFGEKTLNFLPEYLHSILKLYHTELQALDFIGAPEMSRQLINKWVEEQTENKIKDLLKRGAVNETTQLVLVNAIYFKGCWIQTFDTRDTQEMPFKINQNESRPVKMMYQKDIFPFRYIPEYELQVLELPYKKFKLSMLILLPKKTQDDSDSLLKLESELTIDKLLDWTKRDNMVPRMEVKVHLPKFKLEFESYLLKILQEMGMSSLFQETKADLTGMSSQDCHFNLSVVHKAFIEVNEEGTEAAGGSRVCDGPNKIESQSFIADHPFMFFIRHNPTDSILFLGRFRGPS; this comes from the exons ATGGAGGATCTCTCTCGTGCTAACAGTCTCTTCGCTCTGGATCTCTATCGGCGTCTGAGCGCAAGCAACGCCGAGGAAAACGTGTTCTTTTCCCCACTGAGCATCAGCACAGCGCTCAGCATGGTCTACTTGGGAGTCCGAGGAGACACTGCCAAAGAAATGGCAAAG GTTTTGTCTTTGAGTTCTGTGTCTGATGTTCACTCTCATTTTAAGACCCTCACCTCAACTATCAACAGACCATCAACCTCCTACATCCTCAGACTGGCCAACCGCCTCTTTGGAGAGAAAACTTTAAACTTCTTACCT GAGTATTTGCACTCCATTCTGAAGCTGTACCACACTGAACTTCAGGCCCTGGACTTTATTGGAGCACCAGAGATGTCACGACAGCTCATTAACAAATGGGTGGAAGAGCAGACAGAGA ATAAAATTAAAGATCTTCTTAAGCGTGGTGCGGTAAATGAAACGACCCAACTAGTTCTGGTTAATGCCATTTACTTCAAAGGGTGCTGGATCCAAACATTTGACACAAGAGACACACAAGaaatgccatttaaaataaaccag AATGAGAGCCGGCCTGTAAAAATGATGTACCAGAAGGACATTTTCCCCTTCAGATACATCCCAGAGTATGAACTGCAGGTGCTGGAGTTACCATATAAAAAGTTCAAGCTCAGCATGTTGATCCTTCTTCCAAAGAAAACTCAGGATGACTCTGACTCTCTTCTAAAG CTGGAGAGTGAGTTGACTATTGACAAGCTGCTTGACTGGACCAAAAGAGACAATATGGTCCCACGGATGGAAGTCAAAGTCCATTTGCCAAAGTTCAAGCTGGAGTTTGAGAGCTACCTACTAAAAATACTGCAAGAGATGGGTATGAGCTCTTTGTTCCAGGAAACAAAGGCTGATCTGACAGGCATGAGCAGTCAGGATTGTCACTTCAATTTATCAGTGGTCCACAAGGCTTTTATTGAGGTGAATGAGGAAGGCACTGAGGCAGCAGGAGGCAGTAGAGTCTGTGACGGTCCCAATAAAATAGAAAGTCAGAGTTTCATAGCTGATCACCCCTTCATGTTTTTCATCAGGCACAACCCCACTGACAGCATCCTCTTCCTTGGCAGATTCAGAGGTCCATCCTAG